A region of Frederiksenia canicola DNA encodes the following proteins:
- the fmt gene encoding methionyl-tRNA formyltransferase translates to MKKLNIIFAGTPDFAATHLQTLLNSEHNVVAVYTQPDKPAGRGKKLQASPVKQLAELHQIPVYQPKSLRKEEVQAELKALNADVMVVVAYGLILPEAVLNAFPYGCLNVHGSLLPRWRGAAPIQRAIWAGDSETGITIMQMDVGLDTGDMLHKVYCPISPTETSASLYAKLAELAPAALLEVLNGLTSGQFSPEKQQDELANYAEKLTKEEAKLDWNLTACQLERNIRAFNPAPIAYLTLNVNGVEERVKVYQADVQPHQPKPAGTVLTADKNGIQIATADGVLNLTQLQPSGKKPMSVQDFLNGRGEWFKVGDIIS, encoded by the coding sequence ATGAAAAAACTAAACATCATCTTTGCTGGTACGCCTGATTTTGCGGCGACCCATTTGCAAACGTTGCTAAATTCAGAACACAATGTGGTGGCGGTTTATACCCAGCCCGACAAACCAGCAGGGCGAGGCAAAAAATTGCAAGCCAGCCCCGTCAAACAGTTGGCGGAACTTCACCAAATCCCCGTTTATCAGCCGAAGTCATTACGCAAAGAAGAAGTGCAAGCCGAATTAAAGGCGTTGAATGCGGATGTGATGGTGGTGGTCGCATACGGTTTGATTTTGCCCGAAGCCGTGCTGAACGCCTTTCCTTATGGCTGCTTGAATGTGCACGGCTCATTGTTGCCCCGTTGGCGTGGGGCGGCACCGATCCAGCGAGCGATTTGGGCAGGTGATAGCGAAACGGGCATCACTATTATGCAAATGGATGTCGGTTTAGACACGGGCGATATGTTGCATAAAGTGTATTGCCCGATCAGCCCAACAGAAACTTCTGCCAGTTTATATGCCAAACTTGCTGAGCTTGCCCCTGCCGCCTTGCTTGAGGTGTTGAACGGTTTAACAAGTGGTCAATTTTCACCTGAAAAACAGCAAGACGAATTAGCAAACTATGCGGAAAAACTCACGAAAGAAGAAGCAAAACTAGACTGGAATTTGACCGCTTGTCAGCTTGAACGCAATATTCGAGCCTTCAACCCCGCACCGATTGCCTATTTGACCTTGAATGTCAATGGCGTTGAAGAACGGGTAAAAGTCTACCAAGCCGATGTACAGCCACATCAACCTAAACCGGCTGGAACGGTACTTACAGCCGATAAAAACGGCATCCAAATTGCCACGGCAGACGGCGTGTTGAATCTCACTCAGTTACAGCCATCGGGCAAAAAACCGATGAGCGTGCAAGATTTTCTCAACGGACGAGGCGAATGGTTTAAGGTGGGAGACATCATTTCGTGA
- a CDS encoding universal stress protein codes for MYNKLLIAIDLNDLKSAKFVVETALNITAHNPDAIYRVVTIIEPIDDSFIASFLPKNFDKSVIAEANKALHDFTQAHFPAGSKVQHIVAHGTIYEEINRIAEEKSVDLIVMLASSKPNAKGLSSNTVKVARNSNKPILILR; via the coding sequence ATGTACAACAAACTATTAATTGCCATTGATCTAAACGATCTCAAAAGTGCCAAATTTGTGGTGGAAACAGCACTGAATATCACTGCTCATAATCCTGATGCGATTTATCGGGTGGTCACCATCATCGAGCCGATTGACGACAGCTTTATTGCTTCGTTCTTACCAAAAAATTTCGATAAATCGGTAATCGCCGAAGCCAACAAAGCACTACACGATTTCACCCAAGCCCATTTCCCTGCGGGTTCAAAAGTGCAACACATTGTGGCTCATGGCACGATTTATGAAGAAATTAACCGCATTGCGGAAGAAAAATCGGTAGATCTAATCGTCATGCTCGCCAGCAGTAAACCGAATGCCAAAGGCTTGAGTTCGAACACCGTCAAAGTCGCTCGCAACAGTAATAAGCCGATTTTGATTCTGCGTTAA